Below is a genomic region from Candidatus Neomarinimicrobiota bacterium.
ACATCACCTGGCGGCTTCCCGAAATCGATCCTGCTTTTGGTGCCGGTCTCATCGCTGCCCGCATTAATAAGATAACGGTTGACAGGGAAGCCTTAAAGAAGAGCTGGAGAGAGAACCATTTACACTCCGCGAGCTGATATTCATCTGGGTCGGCTGAAGTCCAATTTTCACCAGCTTTCAGAGCACGTTGGGAACGCCAAGGTGCTGGCGATAGTGAAGGCGGATGGTTACGGTCATGGTATCATTCCGATCTCGAGGGCCCTGGCTGAGGCAGGCGTGTACGGCTTTGGGGTGGCTACCCTCCGGGAAGCCCTTGATCTGCACCAGGCTGGTCTGGAGCAGATGATCCTGCACATGGGTCGGTTTGATCTTCAATCACTAGCTGCCTATAGGCAGCACGACATCCGCTTGAGCCTGCATAGCCTGGAAGATATCAAATCCCTGACAGCCCATCATGAGGCCACCGGCTCCGAGTACGTGGTTCATATGAAGGTGGACACCGGCATGACCCGGCTGGGGATCCCTTATGAGGCGGCGGTTGAAGCGATGGAGCAGGTGAAGAAGCATGCGTTCATTCACCTGGAGGGCATCTGGTCACATTTTGCCACCGCGGACGAGGCCGATCTGAGCTATCTGCGATACCAGTTGGTGCGCTTCACCCAGTTTGTACATATGGCCCGCAAGCTGCGCCTGGAGGTGGAATATTTCCACGTTGCCAACAGCAGTGCCCTGGTGCGGGACCCGAATAGCCATTTCAACATGGTTCGACCAGGACTGCTCCTGTATGGCGTTAGGCCTTCGGAGCACGTGCAGCCACCCTTTGAGATCCTGCCGGTGATGGACCTGAAAGCACCCCTGGTAAAGGTGCAGGACATCCCGCGGGGCACGCCGGTAGGCTACGGCCGTGAGTATCGCGCTCCGGAAGAGACTAAAACGGGTGTCCTGCAGATTGGCTACGCCGATGGTGTGCCCCTGGCCCTGTCTAACAAAGGCCACGTTCAGCTGGGAGACGCGGTGTATCCTATGATGGGACGTGTGTCAATGGATCTCGTAAATATTAATCTGGGTCGTGATGTGCGGCAGGTTGGTGAAGAGGCCCTGATCTGGGGTCTCAGCGATGATCCCCGCCTCCGCGTCGAGTATCAGGCCCGATTAGCTGATACCATCCCGTATGAACTCTTAACACGAATTGGGACTAGAGTGGAGCGTCATTATGTGGAAGATTAAGCTATTTGGATTA
It encodes:
- the alr gene encoding alanine racemase; amino-acid sequence: MGRLKSNFHQLSEHVGNAKVLAIVKADGYGHGIIPISRALAEAGVYGFGVATLREALDLHQAGLEQMILHMGRFDLQSLAAYRQHDIRLSLHSLEDIKSLTAHHEATGSEYVVHMKVDTGMTRLGIPYEAAVEAMEQVKKHAFIHLEGIWSHFATADEADLSYLRYQLVRFTQFVHMARKLRLEVEYFHVANSSALVRDPNSHFNMVRPGLLLYGVRPSEHVQPPFEILPVMDLKAPLVKVQDIPRGTPVGYGREYRAPEETKTGVLQIGYADGVPLALSNKGHVQLGDAVYPMMGRVSMDLVNINLGRDVRQVGEEALIWGLSDDPRLRVEYQARLADTIPYELLTRIGTRVERHYVED